In Rubrobacter radiotolerans DSM 5868, a genomic segment contains:
- a CDS encoding FAD binding domain-containing protein — protein sequence MRPFEYLRAGDAEEAVALMTGRPGSAFLAGGTNLVDLMKLGALAPEVLVDVSGSVSREVEDLPDGGLRVGAGVPNSELAADRRVRERYPALSRALLSGASGQLRNRATTAGNLLQRTRCVYFQDVTTPCNKRDPGSGCSALEGHHREHAILGHSESCVATHPSDMAVAMSALGAVARVRGPEGEKEVPVAELHRLPGEHPERDTVLGPADLITAVDLPPLAFAANSTYRKVRDRASYAFALVSVAAALDVEGGGVRSVRIALGGVAHKPWRAERAERELRGAPANEESYRRAAEAELAVARPLAGNAYKVKLARELILRALLDLTPGAESHGSNGRSDL from the coding sequence CCCCGGAAGCGCCTTTCTGGCGGGCGGTACGAACCTCGTCGACCTGATGAAGCTCGGGGCGCTCGCTCCGGAGGTGCTCGTGGACGTGAGCGGCTCCGTCTCGCGGGAGGTGGAGGACCTCCCGGACGGCGGGCTTCGCGTAGGGGCCGGGGTCCCGAACAGCGAGCTCGCCGCCGACCGGCGCGTCCGCGAACGCTATCCTGCGCTCTCGCGGGCGCTTCTCTCCGGGGCCTCGGGGCAGCTAAGGAACCGCGCAACGACCGCCGGGAACCTTCTTCAGAGGACCCGCTGCGTCTACTTTCAGGACGTTACGACCCCGTGCAACAAGCGCGATCCCGGCTCGGGCTGCTCGGCCCTTGAGGGGCACCACCGGGAGCACGCGATACTCGGTCACTCCGAGAGCTGCGTCGCCACCCATCCTTCGGATATGGCGGTCGCGATGAGCGCCCTCGGGGCCGTGGCGAGGGTGCGTGGTCCGGAGGGCGAGAAGGAGGTCCCGGTCGCCGAGCTGCACCGCCTGCCCGGCGAGCACCCCGAGCGGGACACCGTTCTCGGTCCCGCAGACCTTATAACCGCCGTGGACCTACCGCCGCTCGCCTTTGCGGCGAACTCTACGTACCGGAAGGTCCGCGACCGGGCCTCCTACGCCTTCGCCCTCGTCTCCGTCGCGGCTGCCCTCGACGTCGAGGGGGGCGGGGTGAGGAGCGTGAGGATCGCCCTCGGCGGCGTAGCCCACAAGCCCTGGCGCGCGGAGCGGGCCGAGCGGGAGCTGCGCGGCGCTCCGGCGAATGAGGAGAGCTACCGGCGGGCCGCAGAGGCCGAGCTCGCCGTGGCGAGGCCGCTCGCGGGAAACGCCTACAAGGTGAAGCTGGCCCGGGAACTGATCCTCCGCGCCCTTCTCGACCTGACGCCGGGCGCGGAGTCTCACGGCTCCAACGGAAGGAGTGACTTGTGA